GATATCGTTCGAGGAGAATTGGGGCTGCCCGAATCGGAAAAAGTGGTCTGCGGTTTGAGTCTGGGTTATCCGAAACGGGACTCCGATCTGAATTCCTTTCATACTCCCAGGGAAAAGGCCTCCGATCTGATTAAATTCTACGAATAAATCCTGTTACCCTGAGAGAAGGATTAGGTTTTTATAAATCTCTTTCTCTTCCAGGGGACGGTTCGAATCTTAACGCCTTTTTAACGCTTTAGACCCGGTTCTTAATTCTCCTAACGATTGACGAATCCCGGAAAACGGGTTAGGTTTTTCCTATTCGATCGGATCTCGAAAGAGATCCGTCGAGGAGGAAACTTGCCTTTTTCATTCTTAGCCTGCTTGGTTTTCGCGATTTGCGGTTATCTTACCTTTGCCATTCTTCGGCCGGAGAAATTTTAGGAATTCTGCATGAACGGAAACGACGCCATTTTTTACTTCCTATTCTTCGCGGCTTTATTTCTCGTTTCCCCTTGGTTGGGTATCTATTTGGCGAGAGTCATGGAAGGGGATATCCCTCGATTTATTCGGCCTATGCGCAGGTTGGAAAATCTGGTCCATAGAATTGCCGGAACGGACGAAAGAAAGGATTCCGATCTTAAGGAATATATAATAGATGTTCTAATCTTCAATCTTCTCTGTCTCGCGATCGTGACCCTCGGCCTACGATTCCAGGGACTCCTTCCCGGAAATCCAGAAGGAAAAGCGGATCTTCCCTGGGATCTGGCATGGAATACCGCAGTCAGCTTCGTAACCAATACGAATTGGCAGGCCTATTCGGGGGAGGTCTCCTTATCCTATACAAGTCAGATGCTTTTATTGGGCGTTCAAAATTTCGTAAGTGCGGGAGTAGGGATCGCGGTTCTCGTCGCGATGGTCCGAGGAATCGCGTCTAGGCCGGGAGAGAATCGCGGCTTAGGAAATTTTTATACCGATCTGACTCGGTCGATTCTTTATATTCTAATACCGCTTTCCGTGATAGCGGCCTTGGTACTTGTGTCCCAAGGAGTGGTCATGGATTTTTCTCCCTATGTAAATTCCGTCGGACTGGATGGAGTTCCTACTAAGATTCCTTTGGGACCTGCCGCTTCGCAAGTAGCGATCAAACAATTAGGAACGAACGGAGGAGGGTTCTTCGGGACCAATTCCGCTCATCCTTTCGAAAATCCGACCTCGTTTTCCAACTGGGTGGAATGTCTGCTGATTCTTCTTTTACCCGCCTCTATGCCTTTCGCCTACGGTAGATGGGTGAGGTCCTGGAAGTCCGGTCTTTCCATCTTTTTGGGAATGACGATACTATTCTTCATAGGCCTGTCATTGGCTTTATATTTTGAAGGCAATTTCTCCGGGCATTGGGAAGGGAAGGAACTTCGATTCGGAACTGCGCAAAGTATCTTATGGGGAATGGCGACGACGGCGGCGTCTAACGGATCGGTGAACGCCATGCATGATAGTTTGTCTCCTCTTGCTGGAGGAGCCGCGCTTTGGAATATACTCTTGGGCGAGGTGGTTTTCGGAGGAGTTGGAGTGGGACTCATCGGAATGTTATTCTATGTGCTTCTCACCGTATTTATTGCAGGACTCATGGTGGGAAGGACCCCCGAATATTTCGGTAAAAAAATAGAGGCAAGGGAGGTTAAGTTTGCCCTTTTGGGAATCCTCGCTCCCGGTCTGAGTATCTTGGTTTTTACCGCGATCGCGCTCGGCTACCAGGAGGCTCTCGCTTCCCGCTCGAATCTGGGCCCTCACGGACTTACGGAAATTTTATACGCGTTCGCTTCCGGTGCGGGAAACAACGGGTCCGCGTTCGGAGGCCTGAACGTGAATACCGTATTTTATAATATTTCGATTTCCGCATGTATGTTAGTCGGAAGATTTGCCGTGATTCTCCCCGCGTTGGGGCTCGGAGCTTCTCTTTCGGGCAAGAAGGTCGCTCCCAAGGGAGAAGGTACATTCTCCACGGAAAGCCCCATGTTCGTGTTTCTACTTCTTTCCATTTTGGTGTTGGTCGGAGCCTTGACTTTTCTCCCCTTTCTATTATTGGGGCCCGGAACGGAGCATATCCTCTTGGAACAAGGAATTCGATTTTAAGGAACTCATTTTATGAAGAAAAATAAGAACGCTTCTTTTTTCCAGGATCCTAAGTTCGTAGGTAAGGCGATTTTGGATTCTATTCGCAAGTTGGATCCACGTTCGCAATGGAAGAATCCTGTAATGTTCATCGTCTACCTGGGCGGGATAGTGAGTATATTCGATTTATTTTATGAATCTAAATTCGACGCTTTTTCTTTACAGATTTGTTTTTGGCTTTGGGTGACCGTTCTTTTCGCGAATTTTGCGGAAGCATTAGCGGAGGGCAGAGGCAAGGCCAGGGCGGAGTCCTTACGTAAGACTAGAAGGGAAGCCCAGGCGAATAAGATGGTCGGAAATTCCATCGTAATAATTCCTTCCGCCGATCTAAGAGCCGGAGACAAAGTAGTTTGCCAGGCGGGAGAATTGATACCAGGGGACGGAGAGGTGATAGAAGGGATAGCGTCCGTGGACGAATCCGCAATTACGGGAGAATCCGCGCCGGTGATCCGGGAGTCGGGAGGGGACCGTTCCGCTGTGACCGGAGGAACGAAGGTCTTGAGCGACCGAATCGTAATTCAGATTACCACGGATCCTGGAAAAACCTTCTTAGATAAAATGATCTCTCTAGTGGAAGGAGCCTCGAGACAAAAAACGCCGAATGAGATCGCTTTGTCCATTTTACTGTCGGCACTTTCTTTGGTTTTTATCGTTGCCGTCGCTTCTTTGGTCCCCGCAGTTCTATATAGCCGTAACGAGGGAGGCGGGAGCCTCGGGCTGGCCGGGTCCTTCTCCGCGTTAGTCGGTCTTTTGGTTTGTCTGATCCCTACAACGATCGGAGGTTTATTGTCCGCGATCGGGATCAGCGGTATGGATAGATTGATGAGAAGGAACGTGATCGCAAAGTCGGGGAGAGCCATCGAGGCGGCGGGAGATATAGACGTTCTTCTTTTGGATAAGACCGGGACCATCACCCTCGGAAACAGGATGGCGACCCGTTTTATTCCCGTATCCGGAGTGACGGAGCAAAAGCTTGCGGATGCGGCTCAGCTTGCCTCTCTCTCCGACGAAACTCCGGAAGGAAGATCGATCGTAGTATTGGCCAAGGAAAGATTCGGTCTGAGAGGTAGGAGCTTATCGGATCTGGGCGGAAAATTCGTACCTTTCACCGCAAAGACTAAAATGAGCGGGGTGGACTTCGAGACCAATAAAGAAGGAGTAGTGCGACTCCCGATCCGAAAAGGAGCCATGGAATCGATTCGGAATTATATCCAAGGTCTAGGTGGGGAATTTCCGGATGAGGTATTGGGAGTCGTAGAAGAAATCGGAAGGGAAGGGGGGACTCCGTTAGTCGTAACTGAAGGACGTGAAATTCTGGGAGTGGTTCATCTAAAGGATATAGTAAAAGGCGGAATCCGTGAGAGATTTGCGAGACTGAGGCAGATGGGAATCCGAACGGTAATGATCACGGGCGATAATCCTTTAACCGCCGCTGCCATCGCTGCCGAAGCGGGAGTGGATGATTTCATCGCGGAGGCCACTCCGGAAACCAAATTGAAACGTATCCGGGAGGAACAGTCGGGAGGAAAGCTCGTCGCGATGATAGGAGACGGAACGAACGATGCTCCCGCACTGGCTCAGGCAGACGTGGGAGTAGCCATGAATACCGGGACGCAAACCGCGAGAGAAGCGGGAAATATGATCGATTTGGATAGTAATCCGACTAAGCTCATCGAGATCGTGGAGATAGGAAAACAACTTCTAATGACCCGAGGGTCTCTCACCACATTCAGTATCGCGAACGACGTCTCCAAATATTTCGTGATTCTTCCCGCTATGTTCGCGGGATTGTATCCTATCTTCGGAAAAGGGGCATTATCGATTTTGAATATACTCGGATTCGGAAGTCCCGAATCCGCCATCTTGAGTGCGGTGATTTTTAACGCGCTCATTTTGGTTCTTCTCGTTCCATTGGCTTTGAAAGGCGTGGAATACAGGCCTATGGGGGCGGATTCAGTTTTGGCGAGAAACGTCTTCATCTACGGTTTCGGAGGACTTATTCTTCCCTTTTTCGGAATCAAGCTGATAGACATTCTATTGAATTTGGCAAAAGGAGTTTTGGTATGATTCGGGGATTACGACATTTGATTCTATGGACTTTTCTTTGCGGGATTTTATATCCGATTTTGGTATTCGGAACCGCGAGGATCGCTTTTGCGAAAGAGAGCTCCGGTTCTCTCCTGCGAAAAGGAGATTCGGTTTTAGGATCCGAGTTGCTCGCCCAGAAATTCGATTCTTCTAAATATTTTCGCTCTCGTCCTTCCGCCTCCGAATACAGGAGTGATTCCGGCTCCGGATCGAATCTGGGACCCTCCAATAAAAGTCTGGAAAAAACCGTCCAGGAAAGAAGGTCGGAGTGGCTCTCAAGAGGCGGAGGGGAAAATGTTCCTACGGAACTTCTCCACTCTTCCGGGAGCGGATTGGATCCTCATCTAAGTCCGGAAGCCGTCCGTTATCAGATACCTATCGTGGCAAAAGCGAGAGAGATAGGGATAGATGAATTGGAAAGAACGGTCCAAGAATCGATAGAAGGGCCGCAGTGGGGAATTTTCGGTCCTAGAAAAATAAACGTTCTCAAGTTGAATCTTAAGCTGGATTTTCGCGGGAGTATTTGAAGAATAGGAAGGGCCGGGTCGTTTAAGCTGTGGGAAGTTCGGAAGAGGATCGTTTGGATCCCGATAAGCTGCTCTCTAGGATCGAAAACGGGAGAAAAAGCAAAGGAAGACTGAAGATCTTTTTCGGGATGGCCGCAGGCGTAGGCAAGACCTTCGAAATGCTCCGAGACGCCCAAAAGGCAAAGACGGACGGAAGAGACGTCGTTATAGGTTATTTAGAAACTCATAATAGAAAAGAAACCGAAGCGCAAGCGGAAGGGATTCCCGCGATTCCTCGTAGGAAGATCCGATACAAGGATCTGGAATTCGAGGAGATGGATTTGGACGCGGTTCTGGAGAGAAGGCCCGATCTGGTTCTTGTGGACGAACTCGCTCATACCAATATTCCCGGTTCCCGCCATCCTAAGCGTTACCAGGACGTACTGGAGATTTTAGAGAACGGGATTCATGTTTATTCCACCTTGAACGTACAGCATTTGGAAAGTCGTGCCGGGATCGTGGAGGAAATCTCCAAGGCGCCGGTACTAGAGAGGGTTCCTGATTCGATATTGGAACTCGCCGACGAAGTGGAACTGGTGGATCTGGTTCCCGACGATCTAGTAAAGAGATTGAAGGAGGGAAAAATCTATCCGGAAGACAAGGTTCCCCAAGCCTTGCACTCTTTCTTTAAGATTTCGAATCTAACCGCTCTTCGCGAGCTTTCCTTAAGTTATACCTCCAAATTAGTGGACCGAGAACTGGACCGTTTGGAACCTACCAAGGATTCCAAACTTGCCGAAAAGATTTTAGTCGCCGTAACCGCCTCTAAAAACGGGGCTGATCTTATACGTTATGCGAAGCGGATCGCCTTCGGATGGAAGACTCCCTGGGTAGTGGTCTATGTGGACGAGGGAAAACAATTATCCGAAGATGAGAGAAAAATCCTGGGAGAGAATCTTCAGTTGGCCCGGGAACTCGGAGGAGAAATCGTAAATATAGTGGAGAGGGATTCCGTCAGAGGAATCCTGAGGGCGGCGGATAGAACCAAGGCGACGCACGTGGTCGTTGGAAAAAGCCGAAGAACTCGATGGAGTTGGTTCCTTCGGGGCGGTTCTATCGTGGATAAGCTCAGTCGGGAATCCGGAGATTTTCAGATCATCCTTGCGCCGGGTATTATCCAAGAAGAGGCTAAGAAAGGAAGGAATCGATTTTGGAACGGACCGCGCTCCGGACCGACACAGTACTTTTTCTCTTTCCTCTCGCTTTTAGCTCTTAC
This sequence is a window from Leptospira wolffii serovar Khorat str. Khorat-H2. Protein-coding genes within it:
- a CDS encoding potassium-transporting ATPase subunit F → MVFAICGYLTFAILRPEKF
- the kdpA gene encoding potassium-transporting ATPase subunit KdpA, which encodes MNGNDAIFYFLFFAALFLVSPWLGIYLARVMEGDIPRFIRPMRRLENLVHRIAGTDERKDSDLKEYIIDVLIFNLLCLAIVTLGLRFQGLLPGNPEGKADLPWDLAWNTAVSFVTNTNWQAYSGEVSLSYTSQMLLLGVQNFVSAGVGIAVLVAMVRGIASRPGENRGLGNFYTDLTRSILYILIPLSVIAALVLVSQGVVMDFSPYVNSVGLDGVPTKIPLGPAASQVAIKQLGTNGGGFFGTNSAHPFENPTSFSNWVECLLILLLPASMPFAYGRWVRSWKSGLSIFLGMTILFFIGLSLALYFEGNFSGHWEGKELRFGTAQSILWGMATTAASNGSVNAMHDSLSPLAGGAALWNILLGEVVFGGVGVGLIGMLFYVLLTVFIAGLMVGRTPEYFGKKIEAREVKFALLGILAPGLSILVFTAIALGYQEALASRSNLGPHGLTEILYAFASGAGNNGSAFGGLNVNTVFYNISISACMLVGRFAVILPALGLGASLSGKKVAPKGEGTFSTESPMFVFLLLSILVLVGALTFLPFLLLGPGTEHILLEQGIRF
- the kdpB gene encoding potassium-transporting ATPase subunit KdpB; this translates as MKKNKNASFFQDPKFVGKAILDSIRKLDPRSQWKNPVMFIVYLGGIVSIFDLFYESKFDAFSLQICFWLWVTVLFANFAEALAEGRGKARAESLRKTRREAQANKMVGNSIVIIPSADLRAGDKVVCQAGELIPGDGEVIEGIASVDESAITGESAPVIRESGGDRSAVTGGTKVLSDRIVIQITTDPGKTFLDKMISLVEGASRQKTPNEIALSILLSALSLVFIVAVASLVPAVLYSRNEGGGSLGLAGSFSALVGLLVCLIPTTIGGLLSAIGISGMDRLMRRNVIAKSGRAIEAAGDIDVLLLDKTGTITLGNRMATRFIPVSGVTEQKLADAAQLASLSDETPEGRSIVVLAKERFGLRGRSLSDLGGKFVPFTAKTKMSGVDFETNKEGVVRLPIRKGAMESIRNYIQGLGGEFPDEVLGVVEEIGREGGTPLVVTEGREILGVVHLKDIVKGGIRERFARLRQMGIRTVMITGDNPLTAAAIAAEAGVDDFIAEATPETKLKRIREEQSGGKLVAMIGDGTNDAPALAQADVGVAMNTGTQTAREAGNMIDLDSNPTKLIEIVEIGKQLLMTRGSLTTFSIANDVSKYFVILPAMFAGLYPIFGKGALSILNILGFGSPESAILSAVIFNALILVLLVPLALKGVEYRPMGADSVLARNVFIYGFGGLILPFFGIKLIDILLNLAKGVLV
- the kdpC gene encoding potassium-transporting ATPase subunit KdpC codes for the protein MIRGLRHLILWTFLCGILYPILVFGTARIAFAKESSGSLLRKGDSVLGSELLAQKFDSSKYFRSRPSASEYRSDSGSGSNLGPSNKSLEKTVQERRSEWLSRGGGENVPTELLHSSGSGLDPHLSPEAVRYQIPIVAKAREIGIDELERTVQESIEGPQWGIFGPRKINVLKLNLKLDFRGSI